A single window of Sphingobacterium sp. ML3W DNA harbors:
- the nagB gene encoding glucosamine-6-phosphate deaminase, protein MKTVNNTTYKGTTVSVYDNKHEASIAVAQQIADLIKSKNEAGEKAVLGLATGATPIEVYNELIRMHKEEELSFQNVITFNLDEYYPMEPTAKQSYVAFMNEHLFDHVDVVKEHVNIPDGEIASDDVTAYCEAYEQKITSYGGLDLQLLGIGRTGHVGFNEPGSTVDSLTRLVELNEVTRADAAANFDGIANVPTHAITMGVGTIAKAKKIILMAWGEGKAEIVQKALESEITTEVPATYLQEFDGVEMVLDKGAATKLSL, encoded by the coding sequence ATGAAAACAGTAAATAATACTACGTACAAAGGTACAACAGTAAGCGTGTACGACAACAAGCATGAGGCATCTATTGCGGTAGCTCAACAGATAGCAGATTTAATTAAATCTAAAAATGAAGCTGGAGAAAAGGCAGTATTAGGTTTAGCAACGGGTGCGACACCAATTGAGGTATACAACGAACTGATTCGTATGCATAAAGAAGAAGAATTGAGCTTTCAGAATGTAATCACTTTTAACTTGGATGAGTACTACCCGATGGAGCCTACAGCCAAGCAAAGTTATGTTGCATTTATGAATGAACATCTTTTCGATCATGTAGATGTCGTGAAGGAGCATGTTAATATTCCTGATGGTGAGATAGCTAGCGATGATGTGACTGCCTACTGTGAAGCCTACGAACAAAAGATAACAAGCTACGGCGGATTGGATCTACAGCTTTTGGGTATTGGTAGAACAGGACACGTCGGTTTTAATGAGCCGGGTTCGACAGTCGATTCGCTTACGCGACTGGTGGAACTCAATGAGGTAACCCGTGCAGATGCAGCGGCAAACTTTGATGGTATAGCCAATGTGCCCACTCATGCGATTACGATGGGTGTAGGTACGATAGCTAAAGCAAAGAAAATCATCTTAATGGCATGGGGTGAAGGTAAAGCGGAGATCGTTCAAAAAGCATTAGAGAGCGAGATCACAACAGAAGTACCCGCTACTTATTTACAAGAATTTGATGGAGTTGAAATGGTGTTGGATAAAGGTGCTGCAACTAAATTAAGTCTTTAA
- a CDS encoding Spi family protease inhibitor: MRKIYLYLAIFIFFSCNREDINKDNLNDGNYVTLKESKSIADSLQQFILHRKAKASTGVNKSSNTVLEKEIVGSDGTIVMRIFNYTDGGFIILAADRRANPVLAYSDETSFSSDTVPLATDAWLNDTKLEIDAIKARGTQGTNVAAILLKKAKYTQLLSGNMVSAIKTKAAGGNVAKPPPPKCEDSEYVKGPLLTTNWDQIGGYNNYMPAKSCTPFYCNGKAFTGCVATAMAQVMRYHQYPTTFNYSIMPSSVPNYSDVSAGANEISKLMWLAADAVG, from the coding sequence ATGAGAAAAATTTATTTGTATTTAGCTATTTTTATCTTCTTTTCGTGTAACAGGGAGGATATTAATAAGGACAACTTAAATGATGGGAATTATGTTACCTTAAAAGAGAGCAAATCAATTGCTGACTCTTTACAGCAGTTCATATTACATAGGAAAGCAAAAGCCAGCACGGGAGTAAATAAAAGCAGTAATACAGTTCTAGAGAAAGAAATAGTAGGCAGTGATGGAACGATTGTCATGCGCATTTTTAACTATACCGATGGCGGCTTTATTATCTTAGCAGCTGACCGAAGAGCAAACCCTGTGCTCGCATATTCAGACGAAACCTCCTTTTCTTCTGATACTGTACCACTTGCCACAGATGCATGGCTGAACGATACAAAACTTGAAATTGATGCTATCAAAGCAAGAGGAACTCAGGGAACCAATGTTGCGGCTATTCTATTGAAGAAAGCCAAATATACTCAGCTATTATCCGGTAACATGGTCTCTGCTATAAAAACAAAGGCAGCTGGAGGAAATGTCGCAAAACCGCCACCCCCAAAATGTGAGGATAGTGAATATGTAAAGGGTCCACTTCTTACAACAAATTGGGACCAAATCGGTGGCTATAATAATTATATGCCGGCGAAAAGTTGTACTCCTTTTTATTGCAATGGTAAAGCTTTTACTGGTTGTGTAGCCACTGCAATGGCACAGGTCATGAGATATCATCAGTATCCAACTACATTTAATTATAGCATTATGCCCAGTAGTGTTCCAAATTATTCAGATGTTTCTGCAGGGGCAAATGAAATATCTAAACTGATGTGGCTGGCAGCGGATGCAGTTGGTTAA